In Leptolyngbya sp. NIES-2104, the genomic window AGATTCTCCTCAATCAAAATTTGCTCTAGGAGTTTCTCGTGGAGTGGCTCATCGTTGATAATGACACCATTGAAATCAAATAAAACAGCTTTCAGCATCGGATAAAAGGCGCGATCGTCCCGTCTCTTACCTTACACCGAACGCAAGCTTAGGACACTGCAAATTCTCCATCAAACTCATCAAATTCCTCAAAATCGGTGCAGGTTAGCGCTTTGGTTCCATGTGTAATTTGATGCAACCACCAAAATTCATGACTGTGAACGGCTGAGAATCCTGCTGCTCCCATCCAAGCTTCGGTGCTGTCATGAGCATAGTCGCGGATGTACGGTTCTTCAAAAATTTGGGTGAGCCATTCAGTTTGTCTTAGCGTTTTCTGACTGCCATCGAGAATGACCACTTCACCGCTTGATTTGAGCAATCGATAGCATTCTTGCAAAATCAATTTTGAGATTGACGGGGGTGTTTCGTGGAACAGTAACGAAGCGGTGACTAGATCGAATGAATGATCAGAAAATTTCGTATGTTCTGCTTTGCCGTGAATCCAATGGATTGTGAGATTAGCTTGTTTCGCTTTACGATCGGCAACCGCCAACATATAGGGCGATAAATCTAGTCCAAATACTTCTGCATTCGGAAACGCCTGTTTAAGCAACAAGGTCGTTGAGCCTGTGCCGCAACCGAGATCGAGAATCCGCAGCGGTTGACCTTGAATCGTATCGATTACTTGTTGCCGCACCCACGTTTCATTCGGAGGAAGCGCCAGTTGAGTCACGGGATCATAAGAAGTCGCTGCCCCGATCGTTAAATAGCCGCCTTCGATGCCGTGGAAGTTTTGAGTTTTGTAGTAGTTCGGATAGATCAAATTCGGATCAGTGAAGCGATCGCATTCCCTTTGCCAATTGATGCTCTGATGCAGTTTTCGCATTTCGTCTTCATCGACAAAGAAGCGTGCGATCGGAGCTAAATACTGCTCGAAAATTGTATCTTTACGAGTTGCCATCGGTTCATCACAACGCTACTGAAGCTTAGTGTAGCGAATCGATCCCAATCCCGACGCAATTCGTTTCTTTTGTCGGAATGTTCTGACAAACTGAAAGTATGGAACTGCGTAGTTTTCTACAACAGTTCCATACTGAAATCAATCTACTTCTTGATCGCGCAACCTTCCTTCACGGTGTCCCCTAAGATCATCGTTGCAGAATGGTCGTATTTGCGATCGGACATTCCATCACTACACGCACCTTTCCGAATCACCAAGGTTCCACTGGTCATTCCCTTCAAGCGATACACTCGCACACTGTCAGCAGGTCGCCCCTCTGCATTCAAAGGCGCAACATAGGGGAACACCACTTTTTTCGGCTCCGGTGTACCGTAGGTAATTCCAGATTGGTTGATCTCAACGTTCCAAAACGGCTCAGTGCCAACTACTGTAAACGACTCAACCGGGCGAGGTTTGGTTTGATTTGCGATCGCAGGCACCAACATTAACAAACTTGCAGCGAAACCCATCAACAGAACTTTCGTTTTCATTTTTCCAGGAAACTAAATCAGACTTGTATCTATTCCTACAATTTTCCGAATGAAATTCCGGTTGGTTAGTGATGAATTCTACTTGTCCATACTGGGGGCATCGCATTGAGCAGAAATGATGGATCTTAGCATCGCTATCTGTACCTACAACGGTGAAGCCCGAATTGGACAAGTTCTAGACCGAGTGCGATCGCAGATTGACACCGACTCGATCGCTTGGGAAGTTCTCGTAATCGATAACAATAGTCGCGATCGTACGAAACAGGTTGTGCTGAGCTATCCCGAAGTTCGATACATCTTTGAGGCAGAACAAGGATTGGCATTTGCTCGATCGAGAGCCGTCCGAGAAGCGAAAGGTCAATGGATTGCTTTTCTCGACGATGACACGCTGCCTGACGAGAACTGGGTCTTTCAAGCCCATCAATTCGCGCAGGATCATTCTGAAA contains:
- a CDS encoding COG3650 family protein, whose translation is MKTKVLLMGFAASLLMLVPAIANQTKPRPVESFTVVGTEPFWNVEINQSGITYGTPEPKKVVFPYVAPLNAEGRPADSVRVYRLKGMTSGTLVIRKGACSDGMSDRKYDHSATMILGDTVKEGCAIKK
- a CDS encoding class I SAM-dependent methyltransferase, giving the protein MATRKDTIFEQYLAPIARFFVDEDEMRKLHQSINWQRECDRFTDPNLIYPNYYKTQNFHGIEGGYLTIGAATSYDPVTQLALPPNETWVRQQVIDTIQGQPLRILDLGCGTGSTTLLLKQAFPNAEVFGLDLSPYMLAVADRKAKQANLTIHWIHGKAEHTKFSDHSFDLVTASLLFHETPPSISKLILQECYRLLKSSGEVVILDGSQKTLRQTEWLTQIFEEPYIRDYAHDSTEAWMGAAGFSAVHSHEFWWLHQITHGTKALTCTDFEEFDEFDGEFAVS